One region of Erwinia tracheiphila genomic DNA includes:
- the groL gene encoding chaperonin GroEL (60 kDa chaperone family; promotes refolding of misfolded polypeptides especially under stressful conditions; forms two stacked rings of heptamers to form a barrel-shaped 14mer; ends can be capped by GroES; misfolded proteins enter the barrel where they are refolded when GroES binds): protein MAAKDVKFGNDARVKMLRGVNVLADAVKVTLGPKGRNVVLDKSFGAPTITKDGVSVAREIELEDKFENMGAQMVKEVASKANDAAGDGTTTATVLAQSIVNEGLKAVVAGMNPMDLKRGIDKAVIAAVAELKKLSVPCSDSKAIAQVGTISANSDESVGTLIAQAMEKVGKEGVITVEEGTGLQDELDVVEGMQFDRGYLSPYFINKPETGAVELENPFILLADKKISNIREMLPVLEAVAKAGKPLLIIAEDVEGEALATLVVNTMRGIVKVAAVKAPGFGDRRKAMLQDIAVLTGGTVISEEIGMELEKATLEDLGQAKRVVINKDTTTIIDGVGEEATISGRVTQIRQQIEEATSDYDREKLQERVAKLAGGVAVLKVGAATEVEMKEKKARVEDALHATRAAVEEGVVAGGGVALVRVASVLAGLTGQNEDQNVGIKVALRAMEAPLRQIVSNAGEEPSVVANNVKAGEGNYGYNAQTEEYGNMIDFGILDPTKVTRSALQYAASVAGLMITTECMVTELPKGDAPDLGAAGGMGGMGGMGGMGGMM from the coding sequence ATGGCAGCTAAAGACGTAAAATTCGGTAATGATGCACGCGTAAAAATGTTGCGTGGCGTGAACGTACTGGCAGACGCGGTAAAAGTCACTCTCGGCCCGAAAGGCCGTAACGTGGTGCTGGATAAATCTTTCGGTGCACCAACTATCACTAAGGACGGTGTTTCCGTTGCGCGTGAAATCGAGCTGGAAGATAAGTTCGAAAATATGGGCGCACAGATGGTTAAAGAAGTTGCCTCCAAAGCTAACGATGCCGCTGGTGATGGCACCACCACGGCAACCGTTCTGGCACAGTCAATCGTTAATGAAGGTCTGAAAGCAGTTGTTGCGGGCATGAACCCAATGGACCTGAAGCGCGGCATCGACAAAGCAGTCATTGCTGCGGTTGCAGAACTGAAAAAACTGTCTGTTCCTTGCTCTGATTCTAAAGCAATCGCTCAGGTTGGTACGATTTCCGCTAACTCTGATGAGAGCGTGGGTACCCTGATTGCGCAGGCAATGGAAAAAGTTGGCAAAGAAGGTGTTATTACCGTTGAAGAAGGTACCGGCCTGCAGGATGAGCTGGACGTGGTTGAAGGTATGCAGTTCGACCGTGGCTATCTGTCTCCTTACTTTATTAACAAGCCTGAAACTGGCGCGGTTGAACTGGAAAACCCGTTCATCCTGCTGGCTGACAAGAAAATCTCTAACATCCGTGAAATGCTGCCGGTGCTGGAAGCCGTGGCAAAAGCAGGTAAGCCACTGCTGATCATCGCAGAAGATGTTGAAGGTGAAGCGCTGGCTACGCTGGTGGTGAACACCATGCGCGGCATTGTGAAAGTGGCTGCGGTGAAAGCGCCAGGCTTTGGCGATCGTCGTAAAGCGATGCTGCAGGATATCGCAGTGCTGACCGGTGGTACGGTTATTTCTGAAGAAATCGGTATGGAACTGGAAAAAGCGACGCTGGAAGACTTGGGCCAGGCCAAACGAGTTGTCATTAACAAAGACACCACCACCATTATCGATGGTGTGGGTGAAGAGGCCACCATCTCTGGTCGCGTCACTCAGATCCGCCAGCAGATTGAAGAAGCGACCTCTGACTACGATCGTGAAAAACTACAGGAGCGCGTAGCGAAACTGGCAGGCGGCGTGGCCGTGCTGAAAGTGGGTGCAGCAACTGAAGTTGAAATGAAAGAGAAGAAAGCGCGCGTTGAAGATGCCCTGCACGCGACTCGTGCTGCGGTTGAAGAAGGCGTGGTTGCCGGTGGTGGCGTTGCACTAGTGCGCGTGGCTTCCGTGCTGGCAGGCCTGACCGGTCAGAACGAAGATCAGAACGTTGGTATCAAAGTGGCACTGCGTGCGATGGAAGCGCCTCTGCGCCAAATCGTCTCCAACGCCGGTGAAGAGCCTTCCGTTGTGGCTAACAATGTTAAGGCGGGCGAAGGTAACTACGGTTATAACGCACAGACCGAAGAATACGGCAACATGATTGATTTCGGTATTCTGGACCCAACTAAAGTGACGCGTTCTGCTCTGCAGTATGCGGCTTCCGTTGCTGGCCTGATGATCACCACCGAATGTATGGTGACTGAACTGCCTAAAGGTGATGCACCAGACTTAGGTGCTGCCGGTGGTATGGGCGGCATGGGTGGTATGGGCGGCATGGGCGGCATGATGTAA
- a CDS encoding co-chaperone GroES, with protein sequence MKIRPLHDRVIVKRKEVESKSAGGIVLTGSAAGKSTRAEVLAVGNGRILESGEVKPLDVKVGDVVIFNEGYGAKTEKIDNQEVLIISESDILAIVEA encoded by the coding sequence ATGAAAATTCGTCCGCTTCATGACCGTGTAATTGTTAAGCGCAAAGAAGTTGAATCTAAATCAGCGGGTGGCATTGTTTTGACCGGCTCCGCAGCAGGCAAATCAACGCGTGCCGAAGTGCTGGCTGTAGGTAACGGCCGCATCCTTGAAAGTGGTGAAGTGAAACCACTGGACGTGAAAGTTGGTGACGTGGTGATTTTCAACGAAGGTTACGGTGCAAAAACTGAAAAAATCGACAACCAGGAAGTGCTGATCATTTCTGAAAGCGACATTCTGGCAATTGTTGAAGCCTGA